A genome region from Euphorbia lathyris chromosome 4, ddEupLath1.1, whole genome shotgun sequence includes the following:
- the LOC136226251 gene encoding mannose-1-phosphate guanylyltransferase 1 — protein MKALILVGGFGTRLRPLTLSVPKPLVEFANKPMILHQIEALKAIGVTEVVLAINYQPEVMLNFLKEFEAKLGITITCSQETEPLGTAGPLALARDKLIDESGDPFFVLNSDVISEYPLKQMIEFHKAHGAEASIMVTKVDEPSKYGVVVMEDSTGKVERFVEKPKIFVGNKINAGIYLLNPSVLDRIQLRPTSIEKEVFPKIASDKQLFAMVLPGFWMDIGQPRDYITGLRLYLESLRKNSPTRLASGSHIVGNVLVDETAKIGEGCLIGPDVAIGPGCVVESGVRLSRCTVMRGVRIKKHACISSSIIGWHSTVGQWARVENMTILGEDVHVCDEIYSNGGVVLPHKEIKTSILKPEIVM, from the exons ATGAAGGCTCTAATTCTTGTTGGAGGATTTGGTACTCGGTTGAGGCCGTTGACACTCAGTGTCCCAAAACCACTTGTTGAGTTTGCCAACAAACCAATGATCCTGCATCAG ATTGAAGCGCTTAAGGCAATTGGAGTGACTGAAGTGGTCTTGGCTATTAACTACCAACCAGAG GTGATGTTGAACTTCTTGAAGGAATTTGAGGCGAAGCTGGGGATCACGATAACATGCTCACAAGAGACTGAGCCACTAGGCACTGCTGGTCCTCTGGCTTTGGCTAGAGACAAATTGATTGATGAATCTGGTGATCCATTTTTTGTTCTCAACAGTGATGTCATCAGTGAGTACCCACTGAAACAAATGATTGAGTTCCACAAGGCCCACGGCGCAGAAGCTTCCATAATGGTGACAAAG GTGGATGAGCCATCAAAATATGGTGTTGTAGTTATGGAAGATTCCACAGGGAAAGTTGAAAGATTTGTTGAAAAACCAAAGATATTTGTTGGCAACAAAATCAATGCTGGAATTTATCTGTTGAACCCATCTGTTCTTGATCGAATTCAACTGAGGCCGACTTCAATTGAGAAAGAGGTCTTCCCGAAAATTGCATCTGATAAACAGCTCTTTGCAATGGTCCTTCCAGGGTTCTGGATGGACATTGGACAACCAAGAGATTACATTACTGGCCTGAGACTCTATCTAGAATCTCTACGGAAAAATTCTCCGACTAGGTTGGCCTCTGGATCCCACATTGTAGGAAACGTTTTGGTCGATGAGACAGCCAAGATCGGAGAGGGATGTTTAATTGGACCTGATGTTGCAATAGGTCCAGGCTGTGTTGTTGAGTCAGGAGTCAGACTCTCCCGGTGCACTGTGATGCGTGGTGTTCGCATCAAGAAGCATGCTTGTATATCTAGCAGCATCATTGGATGGCACTCGACCGTCGGCCAATGGGCTCGTGTAGAGAACATGACGATCCTGGGTGAGGATGTTCATGTATGTGATGAAATTTATAGCAATGGGGGTGTGGTTTTACCCCATAAAGAGATCAAAACAAGTATTTTGAAGCCTGAGATAGTTATGTGA